A stretch of the Vitis riparia cultivar Riparia Gloire de Montpellier isolate 1030 chromosome 13, EGFV_Vit.rip_1.0, whole genome shotgun sequence genome encodes the following:
- the LOC117928679 gene encoding LOW QUALITY PROTEIN: cytochrome c oxidase subunit 5b-1, mitochondrial-like (The sequence of the model RefSeq protein was modified relative to this genomic sequence to represent the inferred CDS: deleted 1 base in 1 codon): MKMLILIRLTEPIQKRVEEVMPIATGEEREELEAAFEGRNILDADHPVGPFGTKEAPVVVQSDYDKRIVGCLGGEGEDEHDIVWFRLEKGKPHECLVCSQYFTLEVIGPGGSPPHWDGDDDHHH, from the exons ATGAAAATGCTAATTTTGATAAGATTGACAGAGCCCATTCAGAAGAGAGTTGAAGAGGTAATGCCTATTGCGACCGGGGAGGAGCGTGAAGAACTTGAAGCTGCGTTTGAAGGAAGGAACATTCTGGATGCAGACCATCCTGTTGGTCCGTTTGGTACAAAGGAAGCACCTGTTGTGGTTCAGTCTGACTATGAT AAAAGAATAGTTGGGTGCCTTGGAGGTGAAGGCGAGGATGAGCATGATATTGTCTGGTTTCGGCTGGAGAAAGGCAAGCCACATGAATGCCTTGTGTGCTCACAGTATTTCACGTTGGAAGTCATAGGCCCAGGAGGATCACCACCACATTGGGATGGTGATGATGATCATCATCACTGA